In one Canis lupus dingo isolate Sandy chromosome 16, ASM325472v2, whole genome shotgun sequence genomic region, the following are encoded:
- the PPP1R3B gene encoding protein phosphatase 1 regulatory subunit 3B has protein sequence MMAVDIEYRYSCMAPSLRRERFTFKTSPKPSEPLRPCIQLSSKNEASGVVAPTVQEKKVKKRVSFADNQGLALTMVKVFSEFDEPLDIPFNITELLDNLVSLTSPESESFVLDFTQPSADYLDFRNRLQADHVCLENCVLKDRAIAGTVKVQNLAFEKMVKIRMTFDTWKSFTDFPCRYVKDTYAGSDRDTFSFDISLPEKIQSYERMEFAVCFECSGQTYWDSNKGKNYRITRAELKSAQGTAEPQNGPDFGISFDQFGSPRCSYGLFPEWPSYLGYEKLGPYY, from the coding sequence ATGATGGCTGTGGACATCGAGTACAGATACAGCTGCATGGCCCCCTCCCTGCGCAGAGAGAGGTTCACCTTCAAGACGTCGCCAAAGCCGAGCGAACCACTGAGGCCTTGCATTCAGCTGAGCAGCAAGAATGAAGCCAGCGGGGTGGTGGCCCCCACCGTCCAGGAGAAAAAGGTGAAAAAGAGGGTGTCCTTCGCAGACAACCAAGGGCTGGCCCTGACTATGGTCAAAGTGTTCTCAGAATTTGATGAGCCGTTAGATATTCCATTTAACATCACTGAGCTCCTAGACAACCTTGTGAGCCTGACGAGCCCGGAGAGCGAGAGCTTCGTTTTGGATTTCACGCAGCCTTCCGCCGACTACTTGGACTTCCGAAATCGGCTTCAGGCCGACCACGTATGCCTCGAAAACTGTGTCCTGAAGGACAGAGCCATCGCAGGCACAGTGAAGGTGCAGAACCTGGCATTCGAGAAGATGGTGAAAATAAGAATGACATTTGACACCTGGAAAAGCTTCACAGACTTTCCCTGTCGGTACGTGAAGGACACGTACGCCGGTTCAGACCGGGACACTTTCTCCTTTGACATTAGCTTACCTGAGAAAATCCAGTCTTACGAGAGGATGGAGTTTGCCGTGTGCTTCGAGTGCAGCGGACAGACTTACTGGGACAGTAACAAGGGCAAAAACTATAGGATCACCCGAGCCGAACTGAAGTCCGCTCAGGGAACAGCCGAGCCACAAAACGGACCAGATTTTGGGATATCCTTTGACCAGTTTGGAAGCCCTCGGTGTTCCTACGGTCTGTTCCCAGAGTGGCCTAGTTACTTAGGATACGAAAAGCTAGGGCCCTACTATTAG